A single genomic interval of Syntrophobotulus glycolicus DSM 8271 harbors:
- the nadC gene encoding carboxylating nicotinate-nucleotide diphosphorylase, which produces MNLYEEIIDRALKEDIGTGDLSSQIIPEDYLGMARIYAKEHGVVCGLQIAEAVFKRVDPDITIEFKIKDGDLFKAGDLIMSIQGPLGSILQAERTALNFLQHLSGISSYTRLLVDKVSDLGVKVVDTRKTIPGMRVLQKYAIRVGGGQNHRLGLYDAVMLKDNHHAAVGGLEEAISRVKAKIGHMVKIEVECETLEQVEQSVNSGVDVIMLDNMNIEEMKTAVRSIAGRAITEASGGITEENIREIAETGVDVVSVGKLTNYVKALDFSLVVDESKPSMKKYAQQGEKV; this is translated from the coding sequence ATGAATCTATATGAGGAGATCATTGACAGAGCGCTGAAGGAAGATATTGGCACCGGGGATTTGAGTTCGCAGATTATTCCTGAAGACTATTTGGGAATGGCGAGAATATATGCCAAAGAGCATGGTGTGGTGTGCGGCTTGCAGATTGCGGAGGCTGTCTTTAAACGGGTTGATCCGGATATCACGATTGAGTTTAAGATCAAAGACGGAGATCTGTTCAAAGCCGGTGATCTTATTATGTCGATCCAGGGACCTTTAGGGTCGATTCTCCAGGCCGAGAGGACAGCACTTAATTTTTTACAGCATCTTTCAGGGATTTCTTCTTATACCAGATTATTGGTGGATAAAGTTTCTGATCTGGGGGTCAAAGTTGTTGATACCAGAAAGACAATCCCAGGAATGAGAGTGCTGCAAAAGTATGCGATTAGGGTTGGCGGCGGGCAGAATCACAGATTGGGACTTTACGACGCCGTCATGCTCAAAGATAATCATCATGCCGCTGTTGGTGGTCTGGAGGAAGCCATCTCCAGGGTCAAGGCAAAAATAGGACATATGGTGAAAATCGAAGTTGAATGTGAAACACTGGAACAAGTAGAACAATCCGTTAACTCCGGGGTAGATGTGATTATGCTTGATAATATGAATATTGAAGAGATGAAGACAGCGGTGCGGAGTATTGCAGGAAGAGCTATTACAGAAGCTTCAGGCGGGATAACTGAAGAAAATATCCGTGAAATTGCCGAAACGGGAGTAGATGTCGTATCTGTGGGCAAATTGACCAATTATGTCAAAGCCCTTGATTTTTCTTTGGTAGTGGATGAGTCCAAACCTTCAATGAAGAAGTATGCTCAACAGGGTGAAAAAGTATGA
- a CDS encoding formate--tetrahydrofolate ligase, which yields MKTDIEIAQGAKMKPINEIASVIGLNEDDLEYYGKTKAKISLDVWKRVKDNPDGKLILVTAINPTPAGEGKTTTTVGLGQAMAQIGKKAMIALREPSLGPCFGIKGGAAGGGYSQAVPMEDINLHFTGDFHAITSAHNLLAAMLDNSIQQGNLLNIDPRQVVFRRVMDMNDRSLRNIVLGLGGRMDGIPRQGGFDITVASEIMAILCLSEDLMDLKERFAKIVVAYTYDGNPVTAGQLGAEGAMAMLMKDAIKPNLVQTLENTPVFIHGGPFANIAHGCNSVVATKLGLKLTDYLITEAGFGADLGAEKFFDLKCRFAGLTPALTVIVATVRALKMNGGVTKDNLGAENLDALAKGIVNLEKHIENVGKFGVPVVVAINRFPTDTEAELQFIRERCAKQGVEVALSEVFTKGGEGGIELAETVLRTMEKTESKFKVLYDDQDSIPLKIEKICQEVYGADGVSFTKEAETAIKKYIDLGYGSLPVCMAKTQYSLTDDPTKLGRPAGFTITVREVRLAAGAGFLVAITGAMMTMPGLPKRPAAMNMDIDAEGKITGLF from the coding sequence ATGAAAACTGACATTGAGATAGCCCAGGGAGCGAAAATGAAACCAATCAATGAGATAGCTTCTGTGATTGGGCTGAATGAAGATGACTTGGAATATTACGGAAAAACCAAGGCGAAAATCAGTCTGGATGTATGGAAGAGAGTAAAGGATAATCCTGATGGAAAGCTGATTCTTGTAACGGCCATTAACCCAACACCGGCAGGGGAAGGAAAGACGACGACAACTGTTGGGTTGGGACAAGCCATGGCCCAAATAGGCAAGAAAGCGATGATTGCCTTAAGAGAGCCTTCTTTGGGTCCCTGTTTTGGAATCAAAGGGGGGGCGGCAGGCGGGGGGTATTCCCAGGCTGTTCCGATGGAAGATATTAATCTGCATTTTACAGGGGATTTTCATGCCATTACCTCCGCCCATAATCTCCTTGCTGCGATGCTGGACAATTCTATTCAGCAGGGTAATCTCCTGAATATTGATCCCCGTCAGGTTGTCTTCCGCAGAGTCATGGACATGAACGACCGTTCTTTACGGAACATCGTACTGGGACTCGGTGGCAGGATGGACGGTATTCCCCGCCAGGGCGGTTTTGACATTACGGTTGCTTCGGAAATTATGGCCATTCTCTGCCTGTCAGAAGACCTGATGGATTTGAAGGAAAGGTTTGCTAAAATTGTTGTAGCCTATACGTATGACGGCAATCCTGTAACAGCCGGGCAGCTGGGAGCTGAAGGCGCAATGGCGATGTTGATGAAGGATGCCATAAAACCCAACCTGGTCCAAACTCTGGAAAACACGCCGGTGTTTATTCACGGGGGACCGTTTGCCAATATTGCTCATGGCTGTAACAGTGTTGTGGCAACAAAATTAGGTCTTAAGCTGACAGACTACCTCATTACGGAAGCCGGTTTCGGTGCCGATCTGGGGGCTGAAAAATTCTTTGACCTGAAGTGCCGGTTTGCAGGCCTCACGCCTGCCCTGACCGTGATTGTCGCTACAGTCAGAGCCTTAAAAATGAATGGCGGAGTAACCAAAGATAATCTGGGCGCGGAAAATCTGGACGCGCTAGCCAAAGGGATCGTTAATCTGGAAAAGCACATTGAAAATGTGGGTAAGTTCGGAGTGCCTGTCGTAGTCGCCATTAACCGCTTCCCTACCGATACAGAGGCTGAATTGCAGTTTATCAGGGAGCGTTGTGCCAAACAGGGAGTTGAGGTTGCCTTATCCGAAGTATTCACCAAAGGCGGCGAAGGCGGAATTGAACTTGCTGAGACCGTTCTCCGGACGATGGAGAAGACAGAGTCTAAATTTAAAGTGCTCTATGACGATCAAGATTCTATTCCATTAAAAATAGAAAAAATATGCCAAGAAGTTTACGGAGCAGATGGAGTATCGTTTACTAAGGAAGCTGAAACTGCCATAAAGAAATATATAGATTTAGGCTATGGCTCTTTGCCGGTTTGTATGGCTAAAACCCAGTATTCTCTGACAGACGACCCGACTAAGCTGGGGAGACCCGCAGGCTTTACAATAACGGTCAGGGAGGTCAGGCTGGCCGCCGGAGCAGGATTTTTAGTGGCCATCACAGGAGCGATGATGACGATGCCGGGATTACCGAAGAGACCGGCCGCTATGAATATGGATATTGATGCCGAAGGAAAAATTACAGGGCTGTTTTAA
- a CDS encoding Rossmann-like and DUF2520 domain-containing protein gives MFKDKTKFGIIGAGVVGTALAVLLSRQGWQCVGVKTRSRKSFERFYGYLPGPRMELDAMVTEADVILITTQDAEIEKVAEQLSVLGGHKIGQIWVHCSGSIGSRVMRKKPWLTIQYLSIHPLQAFAHVDNALAILKGTHFGVEGNNRETEEKGREIVRLLGGIPHIIDPDQKTLYHAGAVVASNYMVSLAELAVRLFAQAGIKEDALKTLMPLMKGALHNIENTGLPGALTGPVARGDWQVVQKHLDKIPVEMRPVYKNLGVLALEIGTRKKELRGERYDEDAYKKMTNLLGLKQEQLFSFKLEGTK, from the coding sequence ATGTTTAAGGACAAGACAAAATTTGGAATCATTGGAGCCGGTGTAGTGGGGACTGCTCTGGCCGTGCTGCTATCCCGCCAGGGATGGCAGTGTGTGGGAGTGAAGACACGCAGCAGGAAATCCTTTGAACGTTTTTACGGTTATCTGCCGGGACCGAGGATGGAACTGGATGCTATGGTTACGGAGGCAGATGTCATCTTGATCACGACTCAGGATGCTGAGATCGAAAAGGTTGCTGAGCAGCTTTCTGTACTGGGAGGTCATAAGATAGGGCAAATCTGGGTACACTGCTCAGGATCTATAGGATCGCGCGTCATGCGTAAAAAACCATGGCTGACCATTCAGTATCTTTCGATCCATCCCCTTCAGGCTTTTGCTCATGTGGATAATGCTTTAGCTATTCTTAAAGGGACTCATTTCGGGGTCGAGGGAAACAACCGGGAGACAGAAGAAAAGGGGCGGGAAATTGTACGCTTGCTTGGAGGAATACCCCATATCATAGATCCCGACCAAAAAACCCTCTACCATGCGGGAGCAGTTGTCGCTTCCAATTACATGGTTTCTTTGGCCGAGTTGGCCGTAAGGCTTTTTGCTCAGGCCGGAATCAAAGAAGATGCCTTGAAAACTCTGATGCCGCTGATGAAAGGCGCATTGCACAATATTGAAAATACCGGATTGCCTGGCGCCCTGACCGGACCGGTTGCCCGGGGCGATTGGCAGGTCGTACAAAAACATTTGGATAAAATACCTGTTGAAATGAGACCTGTATATAAAAATTTGGGGGTTCTCGCTTTGGAAATAGGAACAAGAAAAAAGGAGCTCAGAGGTGAGCGCTACGATGAAGACGCGTACAAAAAAATGACAAATCTGCTTGGCCTGAAACAGGAGCAATTGTTCAGTTTCAAATTGGAGGGAACAAAATGA
- the folK gene encoding 2-amino-4-hydroxy-6-hydroxymethyldihydropteridine diphosphokinase yields MRAFLGLGSNLGDRRSYLKKAVRMLKERSGITMIQESGVYESEPWGELGQNKFLNQVIEIETSSRPEELLSQCQKIEAALGRERSVHWGPRTIDIDLLLLENVRIDSAHLKIPHPYLEQRNFVLIPLKEIAPNLVLPSGKVPSDYQEDEKIWRYRG; encoded by the coding sequence ATGAGAGCTTTTTTGGGATTGGGGAGCAATTTGGGAGATCGAAGAAGCTATCTGAAAAAAGCAGTGAGAATGCTTAAAGAACGGTCCGGGATCACAATGATTCAGGAATCCGGAGTTTATGAAAGCGAACCATGGGGTGAACTGGGACAGAATAAATTTCTCAACCAGGTGATTGAGATCGAAACAAGCAGCCGCCCGGAGGAACTTTTAAGTCAATGCCAGAAAATAGAAGCGGCTTTAGGCAGGGAAAGATCTGTGCATTGGGGACCCAGAACCATCGATATTGATCTATTGCTTTTGGAAAATGTCCGTATTGATTCGGCGCATCTGAAAATTCCCCATCCTTATTTGGAACAGAGAAATTTTGTTCTAATTCCTTTAAAAGAGATCGCTCCGAATCTGGTCTTGCCATCAGGCAAAGTGCCCTCAGATTATCAAGAGGATGAAAAAATTTGGAGATACAGAGGATAA
- a CDS encoding type III pantothenate kinase, protein MILVYDVGNTNIVFGVYQGRQLLQHWRISTDKSRTADEYAVVMKTLFSFLDLRFEEIKGAIISSVVPPVTPTLEKMIQKYFKVKPMIVGPGIKTGISIVMDNPREVGADRIVNALAAYVKYGGPLIIVDFGTATTFCAITAKGEYLGGAIAPGIGISTEALFQRASKLPRIELIKTKNIIGKNTIQGMQAGIYYGYCGQVDRIVSNMKKELGGSPQVIATGGLAELIAEDSEMIERIDPFLTLEGLLEIYERNAR, encoded by the coding sequence ATGATCCTGGTCTATGATGTTGGAAATACAAATATTGTTTTTGGAGTTTATCAGGGCCGTCAATTGCTTCAGCATTGGAGGATATCCACCGATAAATCACGGACAGCAGATGAATATGCGGTTGTGATGAAAACTCTTTTTTCTTTTTTGGATTTGCGTTTTGAAGAGATAAAAGGGGCGATCATTTCTTCGGTCGTTCCCCCTGTTACACCAACCCTGGAAAAAATGATTCAAAAATATTTTAAGGTGAAGCCGATGATTGTCGGTCCGGGAATTAAGACAGGAATATCCATTGTCATGGACAATCCGCGTGAAGTGGGAGCCGACCGTATAGTAAACGCTTTAGCTGCCTATGTTAAATATGGGGGACCTTTAATTATCGTGGATTTTGGGACAGCTACGACATTTTGTGCGATTACGGCTAAAGGAGAATATTTAGGGGGTGCGATTGCCCCGGGGATTGGGATTTCGACAGAGGCTTTGTTTCAAAGGGCTTCGAAATTACCGCGGATCGAGTTAATTAAAACAAAAAATATTATCGGCAAGAATACCATTCAAGGGATGCAGGCAGGAATCTATTATGGGTACTGCGGGCAAGTGGACAGAATCGTCTCAAATATGAAAAAGGAATTGGGCGGCAGCCCTCAGGTTATTGCTACCGGAGGCTTAGCAGAGCTTATTGCTGAAGATTCGGAGATGATAGAAAGGATTGATCCTTTCCTTACGCTGGAAGGGTTGTTGGAAATTTATGAACGAAATGCCAGGTAA
- the dusB gene encoding tRNA dihydrouridine synthase DusB, with protein MKLGSYGMDKPVFMAPLAGVTDKAFRQIVRQLGGKYMYTEMISDKALIFHNPKTIKMLDLKEEEEPRIVQLFGSEPRIMGEAAKIAQNCGATVIDINMGCPTPKIVKNGEGAALLKNIQSAVEIASNVVKAVDVPVSVKMRLGWDRGNIVAVELGRRLEEAGVVMLTLHARTREQYYAGEADWEWIAKLKEKVKIPVIGNGDICSPQDAAKMISNTGCDGVMIGRGVMGNPWIIERTAIFLKDHFSKQEPGNQERLEVLRRHFALLLKYKGERIGVNEMRKHAVWYTKGIRHSARFRDQIMKSETSRDMVQVMERIFSEQE; from the coding sequence TTGAAACTGGGAAGCTACGGTATGGATAAACCGGTATTTATGGCACCTCTGGCAGGTGTTACGGATAAAGCCTTCAGGCAAATTGTCAGGCAGCTTGGCGGCAAGTACATGTATACGGAAATGATCAGTGATAAGGCTTTAATCTTTCATAATCCCAAGACCATTAAAATGCTGGATCTAAAGGAAGAAGAAGAGCCTAGAATCGTTCAGCTTTTCGGTTCGGAGCCTAGAATAATGGGTGAGGCGGCCAAAATTGCACAAAATTGCGGAGCGACAGTCATAGATATTAATATGGGCTGTCCTACACCAAAGATCGTTAAAAATGGGGAAGGGGCGGCTTTACTGAAGAATATTCAATCAGCTGTGGAGATCGCATCAAATGTGGTCAAAGCCGTGGACGTTCCTGTCTCGGTAAAAATGCGGCTGGGCTGGGACCGCGGCAATATTGTGGCTGTAGAGCTGGGCCGAAGGCTGGAAGAGGCAGGGGTCGTTATGTTGACCCTGCATGCCAGGACAAGGGAGCAATATTATGCTGGAGAGGCGGATTGGGAATGGATTGCCAAACTCAAAGAAAAAGTTAAAATTCCGGTTATTGGAAATGGAGATATCTGCTCACCTCAGGATGCAGCAAAGATGATCAGCAATACGGGCTGTGATGGAGTGATGATTGGCAGGGGAGTGATGGGCAATCCCTGGATAATTGAACGGACAGCCATCTTTTTGAAAGACCATTTTTCGAAACAGGAACCGGGGAATCAAGAACGGTTGGAAGTGTTGAGAAGACACTTTGCACTGCTTTTAAAATATAAGGGAGAGCGAATCGGAGTAAACGAAATGCGTAAGCATGCGGTCTGGTATACCAAAGGAATACGTCATTCAGCCCGTTTCCGGGATCAAATCATGAAAAGTGAAACCAGCCGGGACATGGTTCAGGTTATGGAGAGGATTTTTTCTGAACAGGAATAA
- the greA gene encoding transcription elongation factor GreA, which yields MPEKEVILTLDGLKKLEDELENLKTHRRKEVAERIKQAIEFGDISENSEYDDAKNEQAFIEGRIITLEKILRNARVIDDNEERDFVSLGSTVLLKDIEFGETEEYTIVGSAEADPAGNKISNESPVGKAVLGQAKGSVVEVNVPAGILRYEIMDIR from the coding sequence ATGCCCGAAAAAGAGGTCATACTTACACTTGATGGTCTGAAAAAGTTAGAAGATGAATTAGAAAATTTAAAGACACATAGACGGAAAGAAGTCGCTGAAAGAATTAAACAGGCAATTGAGTTTGGTGATATCTCCGAAAACTCGGAATATGATGATGCGAAAAATGAACAGGCCTTTATAGAAGGCAGAATCATAACTCTTGAAAAGATTTTGCGTAATGCCAGAGTAATTGATGATAATGAGGAAAGAGATTTTGTCTCGCTCGGCTCGACTGTATTGCTTAAAGACATCGAATTCGGAGAAACCGAAGAATATACTATTGTTGGTTCGGCAGAGGCAGACCCGGCAGGAAATAAGATTTCCAACGAATCTCCCGTTGGTAAGGCCGTTTTGGGACAGGCAAAAGGGAGCGTTGTAGAAGTAAACGTACCTGCCGGAATATTGCGTTACGAAATTATGGATATCAGATAA
- the nadA gene encoding quinolinate synthase NadA encodes MASLTEENKNRIIEEIRELKKSRNAVILAHYYQEGEIQDLADFVGDSLQLAQQAAKTEADVIVFCGVHFMAESAAILSPEKIVLLPDEKAGCPMADMIDAQMLREEKERIPGVKVVCYVNSSAEVKAESDVCCTSSNAEKIIKAVPEEEILFVPDGNLGKYIAAQTGKRLHFWPGFCPTHHNLRREDILQKRAEYPQAEVLVHPECREEVWREADYVGSTAGIIRYARESDSKEFIIGTECGILHQLQKGCPDKVFYLASRVLLCPNMKKITLQKVRDSLYGLSPRITVSEEIANKAIHALEQMLSLSK; translated from the coding sequence ATGGCTTCATTGACTGAAGAAAACAAAAACCGGATCATAGAAGAAATCAGGGAACTCAAAAAAAGCCGGAATGCTGTCATATTAGCGCACTATTACCAGGAAGGGGAGATTCAGGATCTGGCCGACTTTGTCGGTGATTCCCTTCAGCTTGCCCAGCAGGCCGCAAAGACAGAAGCGGATGTTATTGTTTTCTGCGGAGTGCATTTTATGGCTGAAAGTGCGGCAATACTCTCACCTGAGAAAATTGTTTTGCTTCCTGACGAGAAGGCGGGGTGTCCCATGGCCGATATGATTGACGCCCAGATGCTCCGGGAGGAAAAGGAAAGAATACCGGGAGTTAAGGTTGTCTGTTATGTGAATTCCTCAGCGGAAGTAAAAGCGGAAAGTGATGTCTGTTGCACATCTTCAAACGCGGAAAAAATTATTAAAGCGGTACCGGAGGAAGAGATTCTTTTCGTTCCTGATGGTAACCTGGGAAAATATATCGCTGCACAAACGGGAAAAAGGCTTCATTTTTGGCCCGGATTTTGTCCTACCCATCATAACCTCCGAAGAGAAGATATTCTTCAAAAACGCGCAGAGTATCCGCAGGCAGAAGTGCTGGTGCATCCCGAATGCAGGGAAGAAGTGTGGCGTGAAGCAGATTATGTGGGATCTACCGCGGGAATAATCAGGTATGCCCGGGAGTCGGATAGTAAGGAGTTTATTATCGGGACAGAATGCGGGATTCTTCATCAGCTGCAGAAAGGCTGTCCGGACAAGGTGTTTTACCTGGCATCAAGGGTATTGCTTTGTCCCAATATGAAGAAGATTACTCTTCAGAAAGTCAGAGATTCATTATATGGGTTGTCACCTCGAATCACTGTTTCGGAAGAAATCGCGAATAAGGCTATTCATGCACTGGAGCAAATGCTGTCCCTATCAAAATAA
- the folB gene encoding dihydroneopterin aldolase: MKENNVIHLRGMEFYGYHGVMPEEKITGQRFIVDMDIYPDVPLISGSDNIEFTVDYAEVYGVIKRCVEEEKYNLLETLAEQIVKEVMKRFSCTKIRVEVHKPNAPIPGMIRDISVELKRERKQ; this comes from the coding sequence ATGAAGGAGAATAATGTCATCCATCTCCGGGGAATGGAGTTCTACGGATACCATGGAGTGATGCCTGAAGAAAAGATCACAGGCCAAAGGTTCATTGTCGATATGGATATCTATCCTGATGTGCCGCTGATCAGCGGCTCAGACAACATCGAATTTACAGTTGATTATGCAGAAGTATATGGGGTAATCAAAAGGTGTGTTGAGGAAGAAAAATATAATCTTTTGGAAACATTGGCTGAGCAGATTGTTAAGGAAGTCATGAAGCGTTTTTCCTGTACAAAAATAAGAGTAGAGGTCCATAAGCCGAATGCCCCTATACCGGGTATGATCAGAGATATTTCTGTAGAGCTTAAGCGGGAAAGAAAGCAATGA
- the panD gene encoding aspartate 1-decarboxylase encodes MYRTMMKSKIHRATVTEANLNYIGSITIDSFLMEKADILPNEKVQIVNNANGARFETYVIPGDAHSGVICLNGAAARLVQVGDEIIMITYGVFDDKECQNYSPKVVFVDKRNAPVKLTSEEPHSTCS; translated from the coding sequence ATGTACAGAACGATGATGAAATCGAAGATACACAGAGCTACAGTGACCGAGGCAAATCTAAATTATATAGGCAGCATAACCATTGACAGTTTCTTAATGGAGAAAGCGGATATCCTCCCGAATGAAAAAGTCCAGATCGTGAATAATGCTAATGGTGCTCGTTTTGAAACATATGTCATACCCGGAGACGCGCATTCCGGCGTGATTTGTTTAAACGGAGCCGCAGCCAGGTTAGTCCAGGTCGGAGACGAAATCATTATGATTACTTACGGGGTGTTTGACGATAAAGAATGTCAAAATTACTCCCCTAAAGTAGTCTTTGTGGATAAACGCAATGCCCCTGTAAAGCTTACCTCTGAAGAGCCGCACAGTACCTGCTCTTGA
- the nadB gene encoding L-aspartate oxidase: MKHNAYLIPWDKKSLKVNQTEILILGSGIAGLYASLKLKGEYQVTIITKSRITESNTEHAQGGIAVALNVDDSPGVHIEDTLKAGAGLCNIEAVKIMAEKGPECVRDLINLGTEFDRVNNELDFTREAAHSKNRVLHALGDATGGEIERALVEVVQKSSGIRVEENTFVIDLLREADQSIAGALVYNEDNKKMEAWLAKAVVLATGGIGQLYKYTTNPEVATGDGLAAAYRAGAELMDMEFVQFHPTALLLPGAPSFLISEAARGEGAKLVNHQGERFMENISGKELAPRDVVARAIWSQMKTGQVYLDFTFASIQRLEERFPKISKTCLQYGIDITKTPVPIGPAAHYMMGGIKVNNGGETNLPNLYACGECACSGLHGANRLASNSLLDGLVFSAVIAGTIKKKKLTMPTWAEIINFPASQEGIQDTIKETKGPPQLKSEIREIMWEKVGIIRHEEGLREAAQTLEHYSHHFFPELRVEEMELANMLELSLLIAEAALHRHESRGGHFRSDYPLAREDWRKHCVQKKGDRNISYESI, encoded by the coding sequence ATGAAACATAACGCTTATTTGATTCCTTGGGACAAGAAGAGTCTAAAAGTAAATCAAACTGAAATTCTGATCTTGGGAAGCGGCATTGCCGGCCTATATGCCAGTCTGAAATTGAAGGGCGAGTATCAGGTAACGATCATTACAAAAAGCAGGATTACGGAAAGCAATACGGAACATGCTCAGGGCGGAATTGCAGTTGCCTTAAATGTAGATGATTCCCCCGGCGTACATATTGAGGATACCTTAAAAGCGGGGGCGGGATTATGCAATATTGAAGCAGTCAAGATCATGGCTGAAAAAGGACCGGAATGTGTTCGGGACCTGATTAATCTGGGAACGGAGTTTGACCGGGTAAATAACGAGCTTGATTTTACCAGAGAAGCAGCCCACAGCAAAAATAGGGTTCTTCATGCTCTGGGGGATGCAACCGGCGGTGAAATTGAAAGGGCTTTAGTTGAAGTCGTGCAAAAAAGTTCCGGAATCCGGGTTGAAGAGAATACATTTGTCATTGATCTGCTAAGGGAAGCAGATCAAAGCATAGCCGGAGCCTTGGTCTATAATGAAGACAATAAGAAGATGGAAGCCTGGCTGGCAAAAGCAGTTGTTCTGGCCACAGGAGGGATTGGTCAGTTATATAAATATACGACCAATCCCGAGGTTGCGACAGGGGATGGCTTAGCGGCTGCTTACCGGGCCGGAGCGGAGCTTATGGATATGGAATTCGTGCAATTTCATCCGACAGCTTTATTATTGCCCGGAGCCCCCAGTTTCCTTATTTCCGAAGCGGCCAGAGGAGAAGGGGCGAAACTGGTCAATCATCAGGGAGAACGGTTCATGGAGAATATTTCCGGCAAGGAGCTGGCCCCTAGAGATGTGGTAGCCAGGGCGATTTGGAGCCAAATGAAAACCGGACAGGTTTACCTCGATTTTACATTTGCCAGTATTCAGAGACTGGAAGAAAGGTTTCCGAAAATATCCAAAACTTGTTTGCAGTATGGTATAGATATTACAAAAACCCCGGTGCCGATTGGCCCTGCTGCCCACTACATGATGGGGGGAATAAAGGTGAATAACGGCGGGGAAACAAATTTGCCCAATCTCTATGCTTGCGGCGAATGTGCTTGCAGTGGGCTGCATGGAGCGAATCGCCTGGCAAGTAACTCCCTTTTAGACGGGCTTGTTTTCAGCGCAGTTATAGCGGGAACCATTAAAAAGAAAAAATTAACAATGCCGACTTGGGCTGAAATCATTAATTTTCCGGCATCTCAGGAGGGCATTCAGGATACAATAAAAGAAACAAAAGGACCTCCCCAATTAAAGTCGGAAATACGTGAAATCATGTGGGAAAAAGTAGGCATTATTCGTCATGAAGAAGGACTGAGAGAAGCGGCCCAAACCCTGGAGCACTATTCTCATCATTTTTTCCCCGAATTAAGAGTTGAAGAGATGGAATTAGCCAATATGCTTGAACTTAGCCTTCTGATTGCCGAAGCCGCACTCCACCGCCACGAAAGCAGAGGAGGCCATTTTCGCAGTGATTACCCCTTAGCACGGGAAGACTGGCGGAAGCATTGTGTGCAAAAGAAAGGAGACCGTAACATCAGTTATGAATCTATATGA
- the panC gene encoding pantoate--beta-alanine ligase: MILTEYISVLQEKIMQARQEEKTIVLIPTMGFLHEGHLSMVNTVRQDDEDCEKICIVMSIFVNPLQFGPREDFEQYPRNLARDVQLAQQAGVDLLFVPSVQEMYPEEKTLTTVNVEGVTEGLCGDSRPGHFSGVATVVAKLFNIVLPDAAFFGQKDYQQYIVIKKMVKDLNMPLKVYAVPTVREADGLAMSSRNAYLTPAERKQAPVLYQALQEAQALITEGERNPETVRQNMMNKITAETTGEIDYVEIRSAENLSPVKTIRRKIVIALAVRLGNTRLIDNIIVEV, encoded by the coding sequence ATGATATTGACAGAATACATCTCTGTTTTACAGGAAAAGATTATGCAGGCCAGACAGGAAGAAAAAACGATCGTGCTTATTCCAACGATGGGCTTTTTGCATGAGGGGCATTTGTCTATGGTCAATACAGTAAGACAGGATGATGAGGACTGTGAAAAAATATGTATTGTGATGAGTATTTTTGTTAATCCGCTTCAGTTCGGACCTCGCGAAGACTTTGAACAATACCCGCGTAACCTGGCTAGAGATGTCCAATTGGCTCAACAGGCAGGGGTTGATTTATTATTTGTCCCTTCTGTCCAGGAAATGTATCCGGAGGAGAAAACCCTGACAACAGTCAATGTGGAGGGAGTGACTGAAGGATTGTGCGGGGATTCACGTCCGGGACATTTCTCCGGAGTAGCTACAGTTGTGGCCAAACTCTTTAATATTGTCCTTCCTGATGCAGCTTTCTTTGGGCAGAAGGATTATCAACAGTATATTGTGATCAAAAAAATGGTCAAGGACCTAAATATGCCGCTTAAGGTTTATGCGGTTCCTACAGTGAGGGAGGCTGATGGGCTGGCGATGAGTTCCCGCAACGCATATTTAACCCCGGCAGAGAGGAAACAGGCTCCTGTTTTATATCAAGCCCTGCAAGAGGCCCAAGCCTTAATTACTGAAGGGGAGCGTAATCCTGAGACAGTCCGTCAGAATATGATGAATAAAATCACTGCGGAAACCACAGGGGAAATTGATTATGTGGAAATCAGAAGTGCCGAAAATTTATCCCCTGTAAAAACCATCAGGAGAAAAATTGTTATCGCTTTAGCAGTAAGATTAGGAAATACCCGTTTAATTGATAATATTATTGTCGAGGTGTAA